In the genome of Calothrix sp. PCC 6303, the window ATTTGATAATTTAAAACTGGTTTTAATAATTAGCCTAGGATTAATTATTAGTAAATTCGTTGCAGCATTTCTAGCCAAAATAATTTATCAGTATAATTGGCGAGAAACTATTACAATGTGGTCATTATCACTGCCTCAAGTTAGTGCCACAGTAGCAATTACATTTGTTGGTTATCAAGTTGGTTTACTATCATCAGAAGTCTTTCATAGCGTGATTGCAGTCATGGTGATGACATCTATTTTGGCACCTTTGATTACCAGTCAAGTTGCAGTGGGTTTAGTTATTCCAGCAAGCAAGTTACAGTCTCAGCCACATCCAGGATATGCAACAGCAGCAGTCCGAGAGAGCAATTATCGAATTTTAGTACCAATTTCCAATCCCCAAACCCATCAAAATTTGATTGAGATGGCAGCCTTAGTGGCAAAACACAGAAATGGTAAGATTATACCTTTAGCGATCGCTACTGCGGCGGCGCATATGGATGCACCACATCTGGAAATTTCGTTACAGCGCAGTGAAAGATTATTGACTAAGGCTGCGGCATTATCACAGCTTTTGGAGGTAAAATCGGAGCCGTTATTACGAATTGATGATGCTTTTGCTCAAGGAATTTGTCACGCTGCTAGGGAACAGCAGGCAAATTTAATTATCATGGGGTGGGGAAAACGCACCGGAATTAGAGCGCGATTATTTGGAAATGTGATTGATAGTGTACTTTGGGCTTCACACTGCCCGGTAGCGGTGACACGCTTAGTGGAGTCACCGAGCAAAATTCAGCGAATTTTGGTACCAGTGGAAAATTTGACCTCTCCAACTTTAGAACCTGTTAAACTGGCTCAGATTTTGGCAGAAACAAACCAAGCCCAGGTTACTGTTTTAAATGTATGCGATCGCCGAACCAGTTCTAGCAAGATTGCAGCTACGCGATCGCATTTAACCTCAATCATATCAAAGTTGGCACTGACCAACCCTCCAGATATCCAAATTATTGCCCATGAAAATGCTTCCCAAGCAATTCTTCAAGCTGCAAGGTTGTATGATTTGGTGGTACTACCCTTTACCCGTAACCGCGCTATCTCGGATGGTTTGGGAATCAGTGATGTCACAACCCAGTTAGCCCGACAACTTACTTGCTCAATTATCATGCTGGGAGAGCCACAACGCCATCAAATTCCTTCACAATCTCCCGGAGTTGTCAGCACTACGGCAGTTATTGGTTATCAGTAAGTACGAATTTTGTCAAGATATTTAGAATTTAATCATCAGGAAAATTTAAATATAAATTACCTGAACTTTATCTAGTTAAAGACTTTATAAATTATCACAATTTTTGAGGTCAAGGGTCAGTGATATTTGGTATTTTGCTAGTGATATTTCATTCAAAACAAAATTTCAAAACACAACTAAACCTCATCCATGATGAAACCTGTAGTTGCTAACTATTCAAATGCGTCATTGTGACGTAAGCTAGACGCAAAGCGGCTTGTTGCAGACTAACATAAGCCCGTAGGGCTGGCTACGCCTACTGAGGGTCTTTGTGAAAAACTACAGTTCTTAAAGTAGACGAGGTTGATATCAAATCAAATTTGTCTAAAATCCTACCATCTATGTAATTATTTATGACGTGTCACAAAGACCTCAGCGTTTTTCGGTGAGGAACTTCATCTGACTTAGTGAAGTGGTGAGATTAATAGTCTTACCACTCCGTCAAAATTAATAACATAAATAACTGTAAATTTTGCGGGTTTAAGCCTCTGCCTAACGACAGCAGATCGTTTTGGGTAGGGACGGTGGCTTTTTGTGGGAAACTTCCCCCACAGATGCAACTTGTCTAAATCCCGGTTACAAAGGAGACTTATTGGTTGTTACTCATTACTTGTTTTTTAACTGCCTAAGTAGTATTTATTTTAGCATCTATGGTGACTAGCTATACTAGTAAAAAAAGTACAAAACCACAGTCATTACTCATAAGTCATCCTAGAGAAATGAGTAAGAACACCGTGTTTATGCTGTATTTTTACGACATAGCTGGGTATTCTAAGGAAAAGCGATACTCCTTGGGATTTACTAAGCGATCGCGCTAGCTCGAACTTCTATACGCAGTAAGGAAATTATGAGAATTTTGGTGACGGGTGGAGCTGGTTTTCTGGGTTCCCATCTTATTGATCGATTGATGAATGCCGGACATGAAGTTATTTGCTTAGATAACTTTTATACAGGTAACAAGGAAAATATTATGAAGTGGCTAGGAAATCCCCACTTCGATTTGATCCGTCATGACATTACAGAACCAATTAGGTTAGAAGTAGATCAAATATACCATTTGGCTTGTCCCGCATCCCCGGTACATTATCAGTACAACCCAGTAAAAACCGTGAAAACCAACGTCATGGGGACTATGAATATGCTGGGTTTGGCAAAGCGTGTCAAAGCCAGATTTTTCTTAGCTTCCACCAGCGAAGTTTACGGAGATCCTGACGTTCATCCCCAAAGCGAAGAATATCGGGGTAATGTCAATCCCATCGGTATACGCTCCTGTTATGACGAAGGAAAACGTATTGCAGAAACCTTAGCCTTCGATTATTACCGCCAAAATAAGGTAGATATTCGCGTAGTCCGAATTTTCAATACCTACGGACCACGGATGTTAGAAAATGACGGTCGCGTAGTCAGTAATTTTATTGCCCAAGCATTACGTAAAAAACCTTTAACAGTTTACGGTGACGGTTCACAAACCCGGAGTTTCTGCTACGTTTCCGACTTAATTGAAGGCTTTATTCGCTTGATGAACAGTGACTATGTTGGTCCTGTCAACATTGGGAATCCTGGAGAATACACAATACTCCAACTAGCAGAAGCTGTCCGAGATTTGGTAAATCCAGGTTCAGATATCAACTTTGAACCTTTACCATCCGATGATCCGCGTCGTCGTCGTCCCGATATCACCAAGGCAAAAACCTTGTTAGATTGGGAACCTACTGTTGCTCTCCAAGAAGGATTAAAACTGACAATAGAAGATTTCCGTTCTCGGATCGAAAATAGTCAGTAATTGATGGGAAGTAATGGCAATCACTTGGGTACACTAAAGCAAGCAAAAGGGCAACCAATCTAACTAAGGAATACATATTAAATAAAATGCAAGTTTTGATTTTGTGGAGTAGGCAATCCTATCTCCATAACTAGGAGCGCTCAGTCCTTACCTCCGGTACACTTCGTTCCGACAGGCTCAGGAACCATCGAACGCTGCCCATTCCACAAGATATGTATATTATTCAATTGTGAATCCTAAGAAGTTTGTCGAAATACCCTAACTCCAATCTCCTATTTTCAATCCATTAGATCCCAAGATCCTTAAATTGTCTGCGGGAATTCAACTCTATCCAAAATTTGGCGAGTGAAAAACCGTCTATTGAATACCACCCCTAAACAGCGAGGAATAAAACATGCGTGTTTGCGTTATTGGTACCGGTTATGTTGGCTTGGTGACAGGTGCTTGTTTAGCACATGTTGGACATGATGTAATTTGCATCGACAATAACGAAGAGAAAGTCAAGTTAATGAAATCTGGGCAATCACCCATTTTTGAACCAGGACTTTCAGAGATTATGCAGGCTGCGATTCAAAGTGGCAAAATCGAGTTTAGTAGTGATATTGCTGCGGGTGTTGCCCATGGTGAAATTTTATTTATTGCGGTAGGAACACCCCCACTACCAACTGGTGAAAGTGATACCCGTTATGTTGAAGCTGTAGCTCGCAGTATCGGTGCTAATTTAACAGGTGGTTACAAAGTCGTTGTAAATAAATCCACAGTTCCCATCGGTTCTGGTGACTGGGTACGGATGATTGTCCTAGATGGCATTGCTGAACGCCAAAAACAACTAGTTACAGCTGGAAGCGCACCCGCAGAACGTCTCCCAGAAAGTGCTGAGTTTGATGTGATTAGTAATCCTGAATTTTTACGTGAAGGTTCAGCAGTATACGACACATTTAATCCCGATCGCATAGTTTTAGGTGGTAATAGCAAGAAAGCGATCGCATTAATGGAGAAACTCTACTCTCCCATTGTTGAGCGGAAATTTGCGGAGAATCAATCTTTACCTCCAGTCCCAATATTATCCACAGATCTTAGCTCTGCTGAGATGATTAAATATGCTGCTAACGCTTTCTTAGCCACTAAAATTAGCTTTATTAATGAAGTTGCCAACATATGCGATCGCGTTGGTGCTGATGTCACCCAAGTTGCCAAAGGTATCGGTTTAGACTCCCGCATTGGTAACAAATTCCTCAATGCTGGTATCGGTTGGGGTGGTTCCTGCTTCCCCAAAGACGTTTCAGCATTGGTTCATAC includes:
- a CDS encoding cation:proton antiporter, translated to MELILQVLALEPSSQVLSKEPIVPFAILSVVILAVPILFERLRIPRFIGLLTAGIVLGPHGWNLLQADLKIIELMSNIGLVYLMFVVGIEIDITKFRQTKNLSLGFGSFTFAIPLFVGLVIGRFLNLEWSTAILLGSLLASQTLLAYPILNRLGVVNNQAVKVAIGANIVTDISSLFVFAICIAAYTHQLNIFSLLTLFGWLIIYGTTILVGFDWAGKEFFRRSGEDESNQLLFILVVILLAEVGTQILGIQKIIGAFLAGLVVNETLGEGAVKEKVIFVGRILFIPIFFVHLGLILDFPSFIQKFDNLKLVLIISLGLIISKFVAAFLAKIIYQYNWRETITMWSLSLPQVSATVAITFVGYQVGLLSSEVFHSVIAVMVMTSILAPLITSQVAVGLVIPASKLQSQPHPGYATAAVRESNYRILVPISNPQTHQNLIEMAALVAKHRNGKIIPLAIATAAAHMDAPHLEISLQRSERLLTKAAALSQLLEVKSEPLLRIDDAFAQGICHAAREQQANLIIMGWGKRTGIRARLFGNVIDSVLWASHCPVAVTRLVESPSKIQRILVPVENLTSPTLEPVKLAQILAETNQAQVTVLNVCDRRTSSSKIAATRSHLTSIISKLALTNPPDIQIIAHENASQAILQAARLYDLVVLPFTRNRAISDGLGISDVTTQLARQLTCSIIMLGEPQRHQIPSQSPGVVSTTAVIGYQ
- a CDS encoding UDP-glucuronic acid decarboxylase family protein, giving the protein MRILVTGGAGFLGSHLIDRLMNAGHEVICLDNFYTGNKENIMKWLGNPHFDLIRHDITEPIRLEVDQIYHLACPASPVHYQYNPVKTVKTNVMGTMNMLGLAKRVKARFFLASTSEVYGDPDVHPQSEEYRGNVNPIGIRSCYDEGKRIAETLAFDYYRQNKVDIRVVRIFNTYGPRMLENDGRVVSNFIAQALRKKPLTVYGDGSQTRSFCYVSDLIEGFIRLMNSDYVGPVNIGNPGEYTILQLAEAVRDLVNPGSDINFEPLPSDDPRRRRPDITKAKTLLDWEPTVALQEGLKLTIEDFRSRIENSQ
- a CDS encoding UDP-glucose dehydrogenase family protein, coding for MRVCVIGTGYVGLVTGACLAHVGHDVICIDNNEEKVKLMKSGQSPIFEPGLSEIMQAAIQSGKIEFSSDIAAGVAHGEILFIAVGTPPLPTGESDTRYVEAVARSIGANLTGGYKVVVNKSTVPIGSGDWVRMIVLDGIAERQKQLVTAGSAPAERLPESAEFDVISNPEFLREGSAVYDTFNPDRIVLGGNSKKAIALMEKLYSPIVERKFAENQSLPPVPILSTDLSSAEMIKYAANAFLATKISFINEVANICDRVGADVTQVAKGIGLDSRIGNKFLNAGIGWGGSCFPKDVSALVHTADDYGYEAQLLKAAVSVNERQRLIALEKLQQALKILKGKTVGLLGLTFKPDTDDLRDAPALNLIEQLNRLGAKVKAYDPIISQTGMRHGLSGVLVETDAERLADGCDALVLVTEWEQFSNLDYAKMAKLMSHPVMIDGRNFLDPEVMTRAGFQYIGVGR